A region from the Bacillus sp. (in: firmicutes) genome encodes:
- a CDS encoding ABC transporter ATP-binding protein, translated as MDALETKSLTLSYGNTIIINELDLKIPKGEITVFIGGNGCGKSTLLRSLARLLKPMNGTVLLEGKEISKLSTREVAKKLAILPQSPTAPEGLTVLQLVKQGRYPYQNWFKQWSEDDEKKVQFALEVTGMKELAERQVDSLSGGQRQRAWIAMTLAQDTDIILLDEPTTYLDMTHQIEILDLLFELNEKEKRTIIMVLHDLNLACRYAHHIVAIRDKKIYAQGKPEDIITCQLVKDVFQMDCQVTHDPLFGTPLCIPYGRGRCILQKEGVS; from the coding sequence ATGGATGCTTTGGAAACGAAATCTCTTACATTGTCCTATGGAAATACGATCATCATTAATGAGCTCGACTTAAAAATTCCTAAAGGGGAAATCACCGTCTTTATTGGCGGAAATGGGTGCGGTAAATCGACATTGCTTCGTTCGTTAGCTCGACTTTTGAAGCCGATGAATGGCACCGTTCTGTTAGAGGGCAAAGAGATTAGTAAATTATCAACGAGAGAAGTAGCGAAGAAATTGGCCATTCTTCCACAATCTCCTACAGCTCCAGAAGGATTGACGGTGCTGCAGCTTGTTAAACAAGGACGTTATCCATATCAGAACTGGTTTAAACAATGGTCGGAAGATGACGAGAAAAAGGTACAATTTGCATTAGAAGTAACGGGTATGAAGGAATTGGCTGAACGACAAGTCGACTCGCTTTCTGGAGGACAACGCCAACGTGCTTGGATTGCCATGACTCTTGCACAAGATACAGACATTATTTTATTAGATGAACCAACTACTTATTTAGATATGACGCATCAAATCGAAATTCTTGATCTGTTATTTGAGCTAAACGAAAAAGAAAAGCGAACGATTATCATGGTGCTTCATGATTTAAATCTCGCTTGTCGTTATGCACATCATATTGTTGCGATTCGTGATAAAAAAATCTATGCTCAAGGCAAGCCTGAAGATATTATTACTTGTCAATTAGTAAAAGACGTATTTCAAATGGACTGCCAAGTAACGCATGATCCGCTCTTTGGTACACCGTTATGTATTCCGTATGGTAGAGGAAGATGTATTTTACAAAAGGAAGGCGTTTCATAG
- a CDS encoding iron-siderophore ABC transporter substrate-binding protein, whose translation MHKQNKFTFLASLVFALLFVLAGCGGAQKEETESNKDEAKTEETTAYTVEHAMGTTEIKGTPERVVILTNEGTEALLALGVKPVGAVQSWTGDPWYDHIKDQMEGVKDVGTESEPNLEAIAALKPDLIIGNKLRQEQIYEQLSTIAPTVFAETLKGDWKENFMLYAKAVNKEEKGQEVMNAYNNRIEELKEKLGDKLNMKVSIVRFLAGDVRIYHKDSFSGVILDQLGFARPESQDVNDFAEKGVTKERIPAMDGDILFYFTYETGDGEALKVEEDWINDPLFQNLNVAKQGKVYKVSDTIWNTAGGVLAANLMLDDIEKYFLEN comes from the coding sequence ATGCATAAACAAAATAAATTTACTTTTTTAGCATCCCTTGTTTTTGCTCTTCTCTTCGTACTTGCCGGTTGCGGCGGCGCTCAAAAAGAAGAGACGGAGTCTAATAAAGATGAAGCAAAAACGGAAGAAACAACTGCTTACACAGTTGAGCATGCGATGGGTACTACAGAAATTAAAGGTACACCAGAGCGTGTCGTTATTTTAACAAACGAAGGAACGGAAGCTTTATTAGCATTAGGTGTGAAACCGGTTGGTGCGGTTCAATCTTGGACTGGAGACCCTTGGTATGACCATATTAAAGATCAAATGGAAGGCGTAAAAGATGTTGGTACAGAGAGCGAACCTAACTTAGAAGCGATTGCAGCATTAAAACCAGATTTAATTATTGGAAACAAGTTACGTCAAGAGCAAATTTATGAGCAATTAAGTACCATTGCTCCAACTGTTTTTGCCGAAACATTAAAAGGCGACTGGAAAGAAAACTTTATGCTATATGCAAAAGCTGTTAATAAAGAAGAAAAAGGCCAAGAGGTTATGAATGCATACAACAATCGTATTGAAGAATTAAAGGAAAAATTAGGAGATAAATTAAATATGAAAGTCTCCATCGTACGCTTCTTGGCTGGTGACGTACGTATTTACCATAAAGACTCTTTCTCTGGCGTGATTTTAGATCAATTAGGCTTTGCCCGCCCGGAATCACAAGACGTTAATGACTTTGCAGAAAAAGGCGTAACAAAAGAACGCATCCCGGCAATGGATGGGGACATTCTCTTCTACTTCACTTATGAAACTGGTGACGGGGAAGCCTTAAAGGTTGAAGAAGATTGGATTAACGATCCATTATTCCAAAACTTAAATGTGGCTAAACAAGGAAAAGTATACAAAGTAAGCGACACCATTTGGAATACAGCTGGTGGTGTATTAGCAGCTAACTTAATGTTAGACGATATTGAAAAATATTTCTTAGAAAACTAA
- a CDS encoding (2Fe-2S)-binding protein, whose translation MLISEQEIKELKKYRLSTDRSDSVLSVRADQLMKQDSLAAYLRMVQQKMDIPNLPTTASMLMKRYSFLVVMTLYAMSIWDKRLHIQPENVWLETDDVSEKWLPTFRLDKLECSQLDSDRQQWRCETIRILFANHIHPLIELLFQTTKLSKLILWENVAIYVFWLYETLLADEQYTHMTEKLLEDFHFVIQEARGELFGGYQNNPLSRFWKDKTYSIPHQKNIRIRTTCCLYYQTTKDGSRCLSCPLLCKS comes from the coding sequence GTGCTTATTTCAGAACAAGAAATAAAAGAACTAAAAAAATATCGTCTTTCGACCGATCGAAGTGATTCAGTATTATCTGTTCGCGCCGATCAATTGATGAAACAAGACTCGTTGGCTGCATACTTAAGAATGGTGCAACAAAAAATGGATATTCCGAATTTACCTACCACAGCATCCATGTTGATGAAACGCTATAGCTTTTTAGTTGTCATGACACTTTATGCGATGTCCATCTGGGATAAACGGCTACATATTCAACCAGAGAATGTATGGTTAGAAACGGATGATGTATCAGAAAAATGGCTGCCTACATTTCGACTTGACAAGTTAGAATGCAGCCAGCTAGACTCCGATCGACAACAATGGCGCTGTGAAACAATCCGGATTCTCTTTGCAAATCATATACATCCTCTGATTGAACTTCTCTTTCAGACAACAAAGCTGTCTAAGCTCATACTCTGGGAAAATGTAGCCATCTATGTTTTCTGGTTGTATGAAACCCTTTTAGCAGATGAACAATATACTCATATGACTGAAAAGCTTCTTGAAGACTTTCATTTTGTCATTCAAGAGGCACGAGGAGAACTTTTTGGGGGATATCAAAACAATCCATTGTCACGTTTTTGGAAAGACAAAACTTATTCAATCCCCCACCAAAAAAACATTCGTATTCGTACAACCTGTTGTTTGTACTATCAAACAACTAAAGATGGCTCTCGTTGTTTATCTTGTCCGCTTCTGTGTAAATCCTAA
- the smpB gene encoding SsrA-binding protein SmpB, whose protein sequence is MPKGAGKVIAQNKKAHHDYFIEETYEAGIVLQGTEIKSIRAGRVNLKDAFAKIQKGEVFLHNMHISPYEQGNRYNHDPLRTRKLLLHRKEINKLIGETKEKGYSLVPLKLYIKDGYAKVLIGLAKGKKKYDKREDLKKKAAQREIEKAFKERQRGY, encoded by the coding sequence ATGCCAAAGGGAGCAGGAAAAGTGATTGCGCAGAACAAAAAAGCCCATCACGATTATTTTATCGAAGAAACGTACGAAGCCGGAATTGTTCTTCAAGGGACGGAGATTAAGTCGATTCGTGCGGGGCGTGTCAACTTAAAAGACGCGTTTGCGAAAATTCAAAAAGGGGAAGTATTTTTACACAACATGCACATTAGTCCGTACGAACAAGGAAACCGTTACAATCATGATCCATTGCGCACACGAAAATTATTACTTCACCGAAAAGAAATAAATAAGTTAATCGGGGAAACGAAGGAAAAAGGATATTCTCTTGTTCCGTTGAAGTTATATATCAAAGATGGATATGCGAAAGTGTTAATCGGCCTTGCGAAGGGTAAGAAAAAATACGACAAACGTGAAGACTTGAAGAAAAAAGCCGCCCAACGCGAAATCGAAAAAGCATTCAAAGAGCGTCAGCGTGGGTACTAA
- a CDS encoding iron ABC transporter permease, translating to MRKYIPFRLGNTISFLIDKNALITSFLLLLGVLVTFIISTGSGEMYISPLKVVKTLFGNGSEMEQIVIYSFRLPRIVTALLVGMSLAVAGAILQGMIRNPLASPDILGMTAGASLLVVLFFAIFSDKNNSLIISIHWLPLGAFIGATIAAILVYILAWKNGIVPMRLVLIGIGITALMQAGTTLFMILGPIYRASQANIWITGTVYGATWKNIAILAPWTILLLLISFVSARKLNIQELGDEIALGAGVLLQRQRVFLLLLSTALTGGAVAFAGGIGFVGLMAPHMARRLVGSSFGALLPVSALLGAILVMAADLFGRTLFAPLEIPAGVFTAAIGAPYFIYLLYKSRNS from the coding sequence ATGAGAAAGTATATACCGTTTCGATTGGGAAATACCATTTCATTTTTAATAGATAAAAATGCATTAATTACTAGTTTCCTATTATTATTAGGTGTGTTAGTAACATTTATCATTAGTACAGGCAGCGGAGAAATGTATATTTCACCGTTAAAAGTGGTGAAGACGTTATTTGGAAATGGGTCAGAAATGGAACAAATTGTCATATATTCATTTCGATTGCCACGAATCGTAACTGCTCTTTTAGTTGGAATGTCCTTAGCGGTAGCTGGTGCGATACTGCAGGGAATGATTCGCAATCCATTAGCTTCACCAGATATTCTCGGGATGACTGCAGGAGCCTCCCTATTGGTAGTTCTCTTCTTTGCGATTTTTAGTGATAAAAATAATTCTTTGATCATCAGTATACATTGGCTGCCGCTTGGAGCATTTATCGGCGCTACCATTGCCGCTATACTTGTATATATCCTTGCTTGGAAAAACGGGATTGTTCCGATGCGGCTTGTCTTAATCGGAATTGGTATAACTGCATTAATGCAAGCAGGTACAACCCTTTTTATGATACTGGGCCCGATCTATCGCGCAAGCCAAGCGAATATTTGGATTACCGGCACTGTATACGGAGCCACATGGAAAAATATTGCTATATTAGCGCCGTGGACGATTCTTCTTTTACTTATTAGTTTTGTTTCTGCAAGAAAGCTGAACATTCAAGAGCTGGGAGATGAAATTGCGTTAGGAGCAGGTGTGTTGCTTCAAAGACAAAGAGTTTTCTTATTATTGTTGAGTACGGCATTAACGGGCGGTGCAGTCGCTTTTGCAGGAGGAATCGGCTTTGTCGGTCTTATGGCACCTCACATGGCGAGGAGACTAGTAGGTTCATCGTTTGGGGCGTTGTTGCCTGTTTCCGCTCTTCTTGGTGCCATATTGGTAATGGCAGCTGATTTATTTGGGCGTACTTTATTTGCACCATTGGAAATCCCGGCTGGTGTATTTACTGCGGCTATCGGCGCTCCATACTTTATTTATTTGCTTTATAAAAGCAGAAATTCATAG
- a CDS encoding iron ABC transporter permease encodes MVLNTTGRRTAGLIIFSFLLIGFMCMSIVYGYTDTSWKTAIEAFTNPNGSNEHIIIETVRLPRALIAAAVGASLAIAGALMQALTKNPLASPGLFGINAGAGFFIVLFVSIFHVSSLQMFTWLAFLGAALASLIVFIIGSIGREGMTPLKLTLAGAAVAALFSSLTQGLLVANETALEQVLFWLAGSVSGRKLEMLVPVLPYLLIGWIASFAFARKVNVLTMGDDVAKGLGQRTELVKLGITLIVVLLAGGAVAVAGPIGFIGIVVPHLARALVGIDHRWLLPYCGLLGGILLIAADIAARYIIMPQEVPVGVMTAFIGTPFFIYIARRGILAK; translated from the coding sequence ATGGTTCTGAATACTACTGGGAGACGAACCGCAGGGTTGATCATTTTTTCTTTCTTATTAATAGGTTTTATGTGTATGAGCATTGTCTATGGCTATACCGATACAAGCTGGAAAACAGCTATTGAAGCTTTTACCAATCCTAATGGCTCGAACGAGCATATTATCATTGAAACCGTACGGCTGCCAAGAGCACTGATTGCCGCCGCTGTTGGTGCGAGTTTGGCAATAGCGGGTGCGCTTATGCAAGCTCTGACGAAAAATCCACTTGCTTCACCAGGATTATTCGGGATAAATGCGGGTGCAGGTTTTTTCATTGTATTATTTGTAAGTATATTTCATGTTAGTTCCTTACAAATGTTCACTTGGCTTGCATTTCTTGGTGCTGCGCTTGCGTCATTAATTGTATTTATCATTGGTTCTATCGGACGTGAGGGAATGACGCCGCTAAAGTTGACATTAGCTGGAGCTGCTGTAGCAGCATTATTTTCTTCCTTAACACAAGGTTTGTTAGTAGCAAATGAAACAGCGCTGGAGCAAGTGTTATTTTGGCTTGCAGGTTCCGTTTCTGGCAGAAAGCTTGAAATGTTAGTACCAGTATTACCATATTTGTTAATTGGATGGATTGCCTCTTTTGCTTTTGCACGAAAGGTGAACGTATTGACGATGGGCGATGATGTGGCAAAAGGGCTGGGGCAACGGACCGAGCTCGTTAAACTTGGGATTACTCTAATAGTAGTTTTATTAGCAGGGGGGGCTGTAGCAGTAGCCGGACCAATCGGATTTATCGGTATCGTTGTTCCTCATCTAGCTCGAGCATTAGTCGGAATTGATCATCGCTGGCTGCTTCCATATTGTGGTCTTCTAGGAGGAATTTTATTAATCGCAGCAGATATTGCGGCACGATACATCATTATGCCTCAGGAAGTGCCGGTTGGGGTAATGACGGCATTTATCGGTACGCCATTTTTCATCTATATTGCCCGTAGGGGGATATTAGCAAAATGA